A window of the Polypterus senegalus isolate Bchr_013 chromosome 4, ASM1683550v1, whole genome shotgun sequence genome harbors these coding sequences:
- the lias gene encoding lipoyl synthase, mitochondrial codes for MLENTEQKRRRQGARKVGTVEMALLKVRRFDSIGLWLKTGDSLNFSGCITQSCRTSSSVSDKKQALVHGPDLEDFVSGDLQDRSKWAEYKGNLKRQKGDRLRLPPWLKTEIPIGKNYNKLKNTLRNLNLHTVCEEARCPNIGECWGGGEYATATATIMLMGDTCTRGCRFCSVKTSRQPPPLDPDEPLNTAKAIAEWGLDYVVLTSVDRDDIADGGAEHIAKTVSYLKERNSKILVECLTPDFRGDKTSVEKVALSGLDVYAHNVETVRELQRQVRDPRANFDQSLSVLKHAKKVNPALLSKTSIMLGLGETDKQVYSALTELREAGVDCLTLGQYMQPTKRHLKVEEYITPEKFQYWEKIGTKLGFLYTASGPLVRSSYKAGEFFLKNLIDKRKQESK; via the exons ATGCTCGAAAACACGGAGCAGAAACGCCGGCGACAGGGGGCAAGGAAAGTTGGAACTGTAGAAATGGCCCTGCTCAAAGTGCGACGTTTTGACAGTATCGGCTTGTGGCTGAAGACAGGGGATTCTTTAAATTTCTCC ggCTGTATTACCCAGTCATGTAGGACTTCAAGTTCAGTGTCAGATAAGAAGCAAGCACTTGTTCATGGCCCAGATCTTGAAGATTTCGTTTCTGGAGACCTCCAAGACAGAAGCAAGTGGGCAGAATACAAAGGAAACTTAAAGAGACAGAAAGGAGATAG GCTGAGATTACCACCCTGGTTGAAGACTGAAATTCCCATTGGAAAGAATTACAATAAGCTGAAGAATAcattaagaaatttaaatttgcataca GTATGTGAAGAAGCACGATGTCCAAACATTGGAGAGTGCTGGGGAGGAGGGGAGTATGCCACAGCAACAGCAACTATCATG CTAATGGGTGACACTTGTACAAGAGGCTGTAGGTTCTGCTCTGTTAAAACATCTAGACAACCTCCTCCTTTGGACCCAGATGAGCCACTCAACACAGCCAAAGCAATTGCTGAGTGGGGTCTGGACTATGTGGTGCTGACTTCAGTAGACCGAGATG ATATTGCTGATGGAGGTGCAGAACACATTGCAAAAACAGTTTCTTATTTAAAGGAAAG AAATTCAAAAATCCTAGTTGAGTGCCTAACTCCAGATTTCAGAGGTGACAAGACATCTGTTGAGAAAGTTGCTTTGTCAGGATTAGATGTTTATGCGCATAATGTGGAAACAGTCAGAGAGTTACAGCG GCAGGTTCGTGACCCTCGAGCAAACTTTGATCAGTCATTGAGTGTCCTGAAACATGCAAAAAAGGTGAACCCTGCACTTTTATCAAAGACCTCTATAATGCTGGGGCTGGGAGAAACCGATAAACAAGTTTACTCAGCCTTAACAG AACTGAGAGAGGCAGGTGTTGATTGTTTAACCCTAGGACAATACATGCAGCCTACAAAACGACATCTTAAG gtGGAAGAGTACATTACTCCTGAAAAGTTCCAGTACTGGGAGAAGATAGGGACCAAGCTGGGATTCCTGTACACAGCCAGTGGCCCCCTGGTACGCTCCTCTTATAAAGCAG